Proteins encoded together in one Ictidomys tridecemlineatus isolate mIctTri1 chromosome 3, mIctTri1.hap1, whole genome shotgun sequence window:
- the LOC101954516 gene encoding signal transducer and activator of transcription 5B isoform X1 produces MAVWIQAQQLQGDALHQMQALYGQHFPIEVRHYLSQWIESQAWDSIDLDNPQENIKATQLLEGLVQELQKKAEHQVGEDGFLLKIKLGHYATQLQNTYDRCPMELVRCIRHILYNEQRLVREANNGSSPAGSLADAMSQKHLQINQTFEELRLVTQDTENELKKLQQTQEYFIIQYQESLRLQAQFAQLAQLNPQERLSRETALQQKQVSLEAWLQREAQTLQQYRVELAEKHQKTLQLLRKQQTIILDDELIQWKRRQQLAGNGGPPEGSLDVLQSWCEKLAEIIWQNRQQIRRAEHLCQQLPIPGPVEEMLAEVNATITDIISALVTSTFIIEKQPPQVLKTQTKFAATVRLLVGGKLNVHMNPPQVKATIISEQQAKSLLKNENTRNDYSGEILNNCCVMEYHQATGTLSAHFRNMSLKRIKRSDRRGAESVTEEKFTILFESQFSVGGNELVFQVKTLSLPVVVIVHGSQDNNATATVLWDNAFAEPGRVPFAVPDKVLWPQLCEALNMKFKAEVQSNRGLTKENLVFLAQKLFNSSSAHLEDYNSMSVSWSQFNRENLPGRNYTFWQWFDGVMEVLKKHLKPHWNDGAILGFVNKQQAHDLLINKPDGTFLLRFSDSEIGGITIAWKFDSQERMFWNLMPFTTRDFSIRSLADRLGDLNYLIYVFPDRPKDEVYSKYYTPVPCEPATAKAVDGYVKPQIKQVVPEFVNANTDAGASTTYMDQAPSPSVCPQAHYNMYPQNPDAVLDTDGDFDLEDTMDVARRVEELLGRPMDSQWIPHAQS; encoded by the exons ATGGCTGTGTGGATACAAGCTCAGCAGCTCCAAGGAGATGCCCTTCATCAGATGCAAGCCTTATATGGCCAGCATTTCCCCATTGAGGTGCGGCATTATTTATCCCAGTGGATTGAAAGCCAAGCTTG ggaCTCAATAGATCTTGATAATCCACAGGAGAATATTAAGGCCACCCAGCTCCTGGAGGGCCTGGTGCAGGAGCTGCAGAAGAAGGCGGAACACCAGGTGGGGGAAGATGGGTTTTTGCTGAAGATCAAGCTGGGGCACTATGCCACGCAGCTCCAG AACACATATGACCGCTGCCCCATGGAGCTGGTCCGCTGTATCCGGCACATTCTGTACAATGAACAGAGGCTGGTCCGAGAAGCCAACAAT GGCAGCTCTCCAGCTGGAAGTCTTGCGGATGCCATGTCCCAGAAGCACCTTCAGATCAACCAGACCTTTGAGGAACTACGACTGGTCACCCAGGACACAGAGAATGAGCTGAAGAAGCTGCAGCAGACCCAAGAATACTTCATCATCCAGTACCAGGAGAGTCTGAGGCTCCAAG CTCAGTTTGCCCAGCTGGCCCAACTGAACCCCCAGGAGCGCCTGAGCCGGGAGACGGCCCTCCAGCAGAAGCAGGTGTCCCTGGAGGCCTGGCTGCAGCGGGAGGCACAGACACTGCAGCAGTACCGCGTG GAGCTGGCCGAGAAGCACCAGAAGACCCTGCAGCTGCTGCGGAAGCAACAGACCATCATCCTGGATGATGAGCTGATCCAGTGGAAGCGGCGGCAGCAGCTGGCTGGGAATGGAGGGCCCCCCGAGGGCAGCCTGGACGTGCTACAGTCCTG GTGTGAGAAGTTGGCCGAGATCATCTGGCAGAACCGGCAGCAGATCCGCAGAGCCGAGCACCTCTGCCAACAGCTGCCCATCCCTGGCCCAGTGGAGGAGATGCTGGCCGAAGTCAACGCCACCATCACAGATATCATCTCTGCCCTGGTCACCAG CACATTCATCATTGAGAAGCAGCCCCCTCAGGTCCTGAAGACGCAGACCAAGTTTGCGGCCACCGTGCGCCTGCTGGTGGGCGGGAAGCTGAATGTGCACATGAACCCCCCCCAGGTGAAGGCGACCATCATCAGCGAGCAGCAGGCCAAGTCCCTGCTCAAGAACGAGAACACCCGCAA TGATTACAGTGGTGAGATCTTGAACAACTGCTGTGTCATGGAGTATCACCAGGCCACGGGCACCCTCAGCGCCCACTTCAGAAACATG TCCCTGAAACGAATTAAGAGGTCTGATCGCCGTGGAGCAGAGTCTGTGACAGAAGAAAAATTCACAATCCTGTTTGAATCACAGTTTAGTGTTGGTGGAAATGAGCTGGTTTTTCAAGTTAAG ACCCTGTCACTCCCGGTGGTGGTGATTGTGCACGGCAGCCAGGACAACAATGCGACAGCTACCGTCCTCTGGGACAATGCTTTTGCAGAGCCT GGCAGGGTGCCATTTGCCGTGCCTGACAAAGTGCTGTGGCCACAGCTGTGTGAAGCTCTCAACATGAAATTCAAGGCCGAAGTGCAGAGCAACCGCGGCCTGACCAAGGAGAACCTCGTGTTCCTGGCACAGAAATTGTTCAACAGCAGCAGCGCCCACCTCGAGGACTACAACAGCATGTCTGTGTCCTGGTCCCAGTTCAACAGG GAGAATTTGCCAGGACGGAATTATACTTTTTGGCAATGGTTTGACGGTGTGATGGAAGTGTTAAAAAAACATCTCAAGCCTCATTGGAATGATgg GGCCATTTTGGGTTTTGTGAACAAGCAACAGGCCCATGACCTACTCATTAACAAGCCTGATGGAACCTTCCTACTGAGATTCAGCGACTCAGAAATTGGCGGCATCACCATTGCTTGGAAGTTTGATTCTC AGGAAAGAATGTTTTGGAATCTGATGCCTTTTACCACCAGAGACTTCTCCATCCGGTCTCTGGCCGACCGTCTAGGGGACTTGAATTACCTTATATACGTGTTTCCTGATCGGCCAAAAGATGAAGTGTACTCCAAATATTACACACCAGTTCCATGCGAGCCTGCCACTG CTAAAGCAGTAGATGGATACGTGAAGCCACAGATCAAGCAAGTCGTCCCTGA GTTTGTGAACGCAAATACAGACGCTGGGGCCAGCACCACGTACATGGACCAGGCCCCCTCCCCGTCTGTGTGTCCCCAGGCTCACTACAATATGTACCCACAGAA TCCTGATGCCGTCCTTGACACCGATGGGGACTTCGACCTGGAAGACACAATGGATGTGGCCCGGCGTGTGGAAGAACTCCTAGGCCGGCCCATGGACAGTCAGTGGATCCCTCACGCACAGTCGTGA
- the LOC101954516 gene encoding signal transducer and activator of transcription 5B isoform X2 has translation MAVWIQAQQLQGDALHQMQALYGQHFPIEVRHYLSQWIESQAWDSIDLDNPQENIKATQLLEGLVQELQKKAEHQVGEDGFLLKIKLGHYATQLQNTYDRCPMELVRCIRHILYNEQRLVREANNGSSPAGSLADAMSQKHLQINQTFEELRLVTQDTENELKKLQQTQEYFIIQYQESLRLQAQFAQLAQLNPQERLSRETALQQKQVSLEAWLQREAQTLQQYRVELAEKHQKTLQLLRKQQTIILDDELIQWKRRQQLAGNGGPPEGSLDVLQSWCEKLAEIIWQNRQQIRRAEHLCQQLPIPGPVEEMLAEVNATITDIISALVTSTFIIEKQPPQVLKTQTKFAATVRLLVGGKLNVHMNPPQVKATIISEQQAKSLLKNENTRNDYSGEILNNCCVMEYHQATGTLSAHFRNMSLKRIKRSDRRGAESVTEEKFTILFESQFSVGGNELVFQVKTLSLPVVVIVHGSQDNNATATVLWDNAFAEPGRVPFAVPDKVLWPQLCEALNMKFKAEVQSNRGLTKENLVFLAQKLFNSSSAHLEDYNSMSVSWSQFNRENLPGRNYTFWQWFDGVMEVLKKHLKPHWNDGAILGFVNKQQAHDLLINKPDGTFLLRFSDSEIGGITIAWKFDSPKAVDGYVKPQIKQVVPEFVNANTDAGASTTYMDQAPSPSVCPQAHYNMYPQNPDAVLDTDGDFDLEDTMDVARRVEELLGRPMDSQWIPHAQS, from the exons ATGGCTGTGTGGATACAAGCTCAGCAGCTCCAAGGAGATGCCCTTCATCAGATGCAAGCCTTATATGGCCAGCATTTCCCCATTGAGGTGCGGCATTATTTATCCCAGTGGATTGAAAGCCAAGCTTG ggaCTCAATAGATCTTGATAATCCACAGGAGAATATTAAGGCCACCCAGCTCCTGGAGGGCCTGGTGCAGGAGCTGCAGAAGAAGGCGGAACACCAGGTGGGGGAAGATGGGTTTTTGCTGAAGATCAAGCTGGGGCACTATGCCACGCAGCTCCAG AACACATATGACCGCTGCCCCATGGAGCTGGTCCGCTGTATCCGGCACATTCTGTACAATGAACAGAGGCTGGTCCGAGAAGCCAACAAT GGCAGCTCTCCAGCTGGAAGTCTTGCGGATGCCATGTCCCAGAAGCACCTTCAGATCAACCAGACCTTTGAGGAACTACGACTGGTCACCCAGGACACAGAGAATGAGCTGAAGAAGCTGCAGCAGACCCAAGAATACTTCATCATCCAGTACCAGGAGAGTCTGAGGCTCCAAG CTCAGTTTGCCCAGCTGGCCCAACTGAACCCCCAGGAGCGCCTGAGCCGGGAGACGGCCCTCCAGCAGAAGCAGGTGTCCCTGGAGGCCTGGCTGCAGCGGGAGGCACAGACACTGCAGCAGTACCGCGTG GAGCTGGCCGAGAAGCACCAGAAGACCCTGCAGCTGCTGCGGAAGCAACAGACCATCATCCTGGATGATGAGCTGATCCAGTGGAAGCGGCGGCAGCAGCTGGCTGGGAATGGAGGGCCCCCCGAGGGCAGCCTGGACGTGCTACAGTCCTG GTGTGAGAAGTTGGCCGAGATCATCTGGCAGAACCGGCAGCAGATCCGCAGAGCCGAGCACCTCTGCCAACAGCTGCCCATCCCTGGCCCAGTGGAGGAGATGCTGGCCGAAGTCAACGCCACCATCACAGATATCATCTCTGCCCTGGTCACCAG CACATTCATCATTGAGAAGCAGCCCCCTCAGGTCCTGAAGACGCAGACCAAGTTTGCGGCCACCGTGCGCCTGCTGGTGGGCGGGAAGCTGAATGTGCACATGAACCCCCCCCAGGTGAAGGCGACCATCATCAGCGAGCAGCAGGCCAAGTCCCTGCTCAAGAACGAGAACACCCGCAA TGATTACAGTGGTGAGATCTTGAACAACTGCTGTGTCATGGAGTATCACCAGGCCACGGGCACCCTCAGCGCCCACTTCAGAAACATG TCCCTGAAACGAATTAAGAGGTCTGATCGCCGTGGAGCAGAGTCTGTGACAGAAGAAAAATTCACAATCCTGTTTGAATCACAGTTTAGTGTTGGTGGAAATGAGCTGGTTTTTCAAGTTAAG ACCCTGTCACTCCCGGTGGTGGTGATTGTGCACGGCAGCCAGGACAACAATGCGACAGCTACCGTCCTCTGGGACAATGCTTTTGCAGAGCCT GGCAGGGTGCCATTTGCCGTGCCTGACAAAGTGCTGTGGCCACAGCTGTGTGAAGCTCTCAACATGAAATTCAAGGCCGAAGTGCAGAGCAACCGCGGCCTGACCAAGGAGAACCTCGTGTTCCTGGCACAGAAATTGTTCAACAGCAGCAGCGCCCACCTCGAGGACTACAACAGCATGTCTGTGTCCTGGTCCCAGTTCAACAGG GAGAATTTGCCAGGACGGAATTATACTTTTTGGCAATGGTTTGACGGTGTGATGGAAGTGTTAAAAAAACATCTCAAGCCTCATTGGAATGATgg GGCCATTTTGGGTTTTGTGAACAAGCAACAGGCCCATGACCTACTCATTAACAAGCCTGATGGAACCTTCCTACTGAGATTCAGCGACTCAGAAATTGGCGGCATCACCATTGCTTGGAAGTTTGATTCTC CTAAAGCAGTAGATGGATACGTGAAGCCACAGATCAAGCAAGTCGTCCCTGA GTTTGTGAACGCAAATACAGACGCTGGGGCCAGCACCACGTACATGGACCAGGCCCCCTCCCCGTCTGTGTGTCCCCAGGCTCACTACAATATGTACCCACAGAA TCCTGATGCCGTCCTTGACACCGATGGGGACTTCGACCTGGAAGACACAATGGATGTGGCCCGGCGTGTGGAAGAACTCCTAGGCCGGCCCATGGACAGTCAGTGGATCCCTCACGCACAGTCGTGA
- the LOC101954516 gene encoding signal transducer and activator of transcription 5B isoform X5: MAVWIQAQQLQGDALHQMQALYGQHFPIEVRHYLSQWIESQAWDSIDLDNPQENIKATQLLEGLVQELQKKAEHQVGEDGFLLKIKLGHYATQLQNTYDRCPMELVRCIRHILYNEQRLVREANNGSSPAGSLADAMSQKHLQINQTFEELRLVTQDTENELKKLQQTQEYFIIQYQESLRLQAQFAQLAQLNPQERLSRETALQQKQVSLEAWLQREAQTLQQYRVELAEKHQKTLQLLRKQQTIILDDELIQWKRRQQLAGNGGPPEGSLDVLQSWCEKLAEIIWQNRQQIRRAEHLCQQLPIPGPVEEMLAEVNATITDIISALVTSTFIIEKQPPQVLKTQTKFAATVRLLVGGKLNVHMNPPQVKATIISEQQAKSLLKNENTRNDYSGEILNNCCVMEYHQATGTLSAHFRNMSLKRIKRSDRRGAESVTEEKFTILFESQFSVGGNELVFQVKTLSLPVVVIVHGSQDNNATATVLWDNAFAEPGRVPFAVPDKVLWPQLCEALNMKFKAEVQSNRGLTKENLVFLAQKLFNSSSAHLEDYNSMSVSWSQFNRENLPGRNYTFWQWFDGVMEVLKKHLKPHWNDGAILGFVNKQQAHDLLINKPDGTFLLRFSDSEIGGITIAWKFDSQNQELGSIRTVPSREGWNAA; encoded by the exons ATGGCTGTGTGGATACAAGCTCAGCAGCTCCAAGGAGATGCCCTTCATCAGATGCAAGCCTTATATGGCCAGCATTTCCCCATTGAGGTGCGGCATTATTTATCCCAGTGGATTGAAAGCCAAGCTTG ggaCTCAATAGATCTTGATAATCCACAGGAGAATATTAAGGCCACCCAGCTCCTGGAGGGCCTGGTGCAGGAGCTGCAGAAGAAGGCGGAACACCAGGTGGGGGAAGATGGGTTTTTGCTGAAGATCAAGCTGGGGCACTATGCCACGCAGCTCCAG AACACATATGACCGCTGCCCCATGGAGCTGGTCCGCTGTATCCGGCACATTCTGTACAATGAACAGAGGCTGGTCCGAGAAGCCAACAAT GGCAGCTCTCCAGCTGGAAGTCTTGCGGATGCCATGTCCCAGAAGCACCTTCAGATCAACCAGACCTTTGAGGAACTACGACTGGTCACCCAGGACACAGAGAATGAGCTGAAGAAGCTGCAGCAGACCCAAGAATACTTCATCATCCAGTACCAGGAGAGTCTGAGGCTCCAAG CTCAGTTTGCCCAGCTGGCCCAACTGAACCCCCAGGAGCGCCTGAGCCGGGAGACGGCCCTCCAGCAGAAGCAGGTGTCCCTGGAGGCCTGGCTGCAGCGGGAGGCACAGACACTGCAGCAGTACCGCGTG GAGCTGGCCGAGAAGCACCAGAAGACCCTGCAGCTGCTGCGGAAGCAACAGACCATCATCCTGGATGATGAGCTGATCCAGTGGAAGCGGCGGCAGCAGCTGGCTGGGAATGGAGGGCCCCCCGAGGGCAGCCTGGACGTGCTACAGTCCTG GTGTGAGAAGTTGGCCGAGATCATCTGGCAGAACCGGCAGCAGATCCGCAGAGCCGAGCACCTCTGCCAACAGCTGCCCATCCCTGGCCCAGTGGAGGAGATGCTGGCCGAAGTCAACGCCACCATCACAGATATCATCTCTGCCCTGGTCACCAG CACATTCATCATTGAGAAGCAGCCCCCTCAGGTCCTGAAGACGCAGACCAAGTTTGCGGCCACCGTGCGCCTGCTGGTGGGCGGGAAGCTGAATGTGCACATGAACCCCCCCCAGGTGAAGGCGACCATCATCAGCGAGCAGCAGGCCAAGTCCCTGCTCAAGAACGAGAACACCCGCAA TGATTACAGTGGTGAGATCTTGAACAACTGCTGTGTCATGGAGTATCACCAGGCCACGGGCACCCTCAGCGCCCACTTCAGAAACATG TCCCTGAAACGAATTAAGAGGTCTGATCGCCGTGGAGCAGAGTCTGTGACAGAAGAAAAATTCACAATCCTGTTTGAATCACAGTTTAGTGTTGGTGGAAATGAGCTGGTTTTTCAAGTTAAG ACCCTGTCACTCCCGGTGGTGGTGATTGTGCACGGCAGCCAGGACAACAATGCGACAGCTACCGTCCTCTGGGACAATGCTTTTGCAGAGCCT GGCAGGGTGCCATTTGCCGTGCCTGACAAAGTGCTGTGGCCACAGCTGTGTGAAGCTCTCAACATGAAATTCAAGGCCGAAGTGCAGAGCAACCGCGGCCTGACCAAGGAGAACCTCGTGTTCCTGGCACAGAAATTGTTCAACAGCAGCAGCGCCCACCTCGAGGACTACAACAGCATGTCTGTGTCCTGGTCCCAGTTCAACAGG GAGAATTTGCCAGGACGGAATTATACTTTTTGGCAATGGTTTGACGGTGTGATGGAAGTGTTAAAAAAACATCTCAAGCCTCATTGGAATGATgg GGCCATTTTGGGTTTTGTGAACAAGCAACAGGCCCATGACCTACTCATTAACAAGCCTGATGGAACCTTCCTACTGAGATTCAGCGACTCAGAAATTGGCGGCATCACCATTGCTTGGAAGTTTGATTCTC AGAATCAGGAGTTGGGGTCGATAAGAACTGTTCCTTCTAGAGAGGGATGGAATGCTGCTTGA
- the LOC101954516 gene encoding signal transducer and activator of transcription 5B isoform X3 — protein sequence MAVWIQAQQLQGDALHQMQALYGQHFPIEVRHYLSQWIESQAWDSIDLDNPQENIKATQLLEGLVQELQKKAEHQVGEDGFLLKIKLGHYATQLQNTYDRCPMELVRCIRHILYNEQRLVREANNGSSPAGSLADAMSQKHLQINQTFEELRLVTQDTENELKKLQQTQEYFIIQYQESLRLQAQFAQLAQLNPQERLSRETALQQKQVSLEAWLQREAQTLQQYRVELAEKHQKTLQLLRKQQTIILDDELIQWKRRQQLAGNGGPPEGSLDVLQSWCEKLAEIIWQNRQQIRRAEHLCQQLPIPGPVEEMLAEVNATITDIISALVTSTFIIEKQPPQVLKTQTKFAATVRLLVGGKLNVHMNPPQVKATIISEQQAKSLLKNENTRNDYSGEILNNCCVMEYHQATGTLSAHFRNMSLKRIKRSDRRGAESVTEEKFTILFESQFSVGGNELVFQVKTLSLPVVVIVHGSQDNNATATVLWDNAFAEPGRVPFAVPDKVLWPQLCEALNMKFKAEVQSNRGLTKENLVFLAQKLFNSSSAHLEDYNSMSVSWSQFNRENLPGRNYTFWQWFDGVMEVLKKHLKPHWNDGAILGFVNKQQAHDLLINKPDGTFLLRFSDSEIGGITIAWKFDSQERMFWNLMPFTTRDFSIRSLADRLGDLNYLIYVFPDRPKDEVYSKYYTPVPCEPATGNNLKQ from the exons ATGGCTGTGTGGATACAAGCTCAGCAGCTCCAAGGAGATGCCCTTCATCAGATGCAAGCCTTATATGGCCAGCATTTCCCCATTGAGGTGCGGCATTATTTATCCCAGTGGATTGAAAGCCAAGCTTG ggaCTCAATAGATCTTGATAATCCACAGGAGAATATTAAGGCCACCCAGCTCCTGGAGGGCCTGGTGCAGGAGCTGCAGAAGAAGGCGGAACACCAGGTGGGGGAAGATGGGTTTTTGCTGAAGATCAAGCTGGGGCACTATGCCACGCAGCTCCAG AACACATATGACCGCTGCCCCATGGAGCTGGTCCGCTGTATCCGGCACATTCTGTACAATGAACAGAGGCTGGTCCGAGAAGCCAACAAT GGCAGCTCTCCAGCTGGAAGTCTTGCGGATGCCATGTCCCAGAAGCACCTTCAGATCAACCAGACCTTTGAGGAACTACGACTGGTCACCCAGGACACAGAGAATGAGCTGAAGAAGCTGCAGCAGACCCAAGAATACTTCATCATCCAGTACCAGGAGAGTCTGAGGCTCCAAG CTCAGTTTGCCCAGCTGGCCCAACTGAACCCCCAGGAGCGCCTGAGCCGGGAGACGGCCCTCCAGCAGAAGCAGGTGTCCCTGGAGGCCTGGCTGCAGCGGGAGGCACAGACACTGCAGCAGTACCGCGTG GAGCTGGCCGAGAAGCACCAGAAGACCCTGCAGCTGCTGCGGAAGCAACAGACCATCATCCTGGATGATGAGCTGATCCAGTGGAAGCGGCGGCAGCAGCTGGCTGGGAATGGAGGGCCCCCCGAGGGCAGCCTGGACGTGCTACAGTCCTG GTGTGAGAAGTTGGCCGAGATCATCTGGCAGAACCGGCAGCAGATCCGCAGAGCCGAGCACCTCTGCCAACAGCTGCCCATCCCTGGCCCAGTGGAGGAGATGCTGGCCGAAGTCAACGCCACCATCACAGATATCATCTCTGCCCTGGTCACCAG CACATTCATCATTGAGAAGCAGCCCCCTCAGGTCCTGAAGACGCAGACCAAGTTTGCGGCCACCGTGCGCCTGCTGGTGGGCGGGAAGCTGAATGTGCACATGAACCCCCCCCAGGTGAAGGCGACCATCATCAGCGAGCAGCAGGCCAAGTCCCTGCTCAAGAACGAGAACACCCGCAA TGATTACAGTGGTGAGATCTTGAACAACTGCTGTGTCATGGAGTATCACCAGGCCACGGGCACCCTCAGCGCCCACTTCAGAAACATG TCCCTGAAACGAATTAAGAGGTCTGATCGCCGTGGAGCAGAGTCTGTGACAGAAGAAAAATTCACAATCCTGTTTGAATCACAGTTTAGTGTTGGTGGAAATGAGCTGGTTTTTCAAGTTAAG ACCCTGTCACTCCCGGTGGTGGTGATTGTGCACGGCAGCCAGGACAACAATGCGACAGCTACCGTCCTCTGGGACAATGCTTTTGCAGAGCCT GGCAGGGTGCCATTTGCCGTGCCTGACAAAGTGCTGTGGCCACAGCTGTGTGAAGCTCTCAACATGAAATTCAAGGCCGAAGTGCAGAGCAACCGCGGCCTGACCAAGGAGAACCTCGTGTTCCTGGCACAGAAATTGTTCAACAGCAGCAGCGCCCACCTCGAGGACTACAACAGCATGTCTGTGTCCTGGTCCCAGTTCAACAGG GAGAATTTGCCAGGACGGAATTATACTTTTTGGCAATGGTTTGACGGTGTGATGGAAGTGTTAAAAAAACATCTCAAGCCTCATTGGAATGATgg GGCCATTTTGGGTTTTGTGAACAAGCAACAGGCCCATGACCTACTCATTAACAAGCCTGATGGAACCTTCCTACTGAGATTCAGCGACTCAGAAATTGGCGGCATCACCATTGCTTGGAAGTTTGATTCTC AGGAAAGAATGTTTTGGAATCTGATGCCTTTTACCACCAGAGACTTCTCCATCCGGTCTCTGGCCGACCGTCTAGGGGACTTGAATTACCTTATATACGTGTTTCCTGATCGGCCAAAAGATGAAGTGTACTCCAAATATTACACACCAGTTCCATGCGAGCCTGCCACTGGTAACAAT CTAAAGCAGTAG
- the LOC101954516 gene encoding signal transducer and activator of transcription 5B isoform X4 — MELVRCIRHILYNEQRLVREANNGSSPAGSLADAMSQKHLQINQTFEELRLVTQDTENELKKLQQTQEYFIIQYQESLRLQAQFAQLAQLNPQERLSRETALQQKQVSLEAWLQREAQTLQQYRVELAEKHQKTLQLLRKQQTIILDDELIQWKRRQQLAGNGGPPEGSLDVLQSWCEKLAEIIWQNRQQIRRAEHLCQQLPIPGPVEEMLAEVNATITDIISALVTSTFIIEKQPPQVLKTQTKFAATVRLLVGGKLNVHMNPPQVKATIISEQQAKSLLKNENTRNDYSGEILNNCCVMEYHQATGTLSAHFRNMSLKRIKRSDRRGAESVTEEKFTILFESQFSVGGNELVFQVKTLSLPVVVIVHGSQDNNATATVLWDNAFAEPGRVPFAVPDKVLWPQLCEALNMKFKAEVQSNRGLTKENLVFLAQKLFNSSSAHLEDYNSMSVSWSQFNRENLPGRNYTFWQWFDGVMEVLKKHLKPHWNDGAILGFVNKQQAHDLLINKPDGTFLLRFSDSEIGGITIAWKFDSQERMFWNLMPFTTRDFSIRSLADRLGDLNYLIYVFPDRPKDEVYSKYYTPVPCEPATAKAVDGYVKPQIKQVVPEFVNANTDAGASTTYMDQAPSPSVCPQAHYNMYPQNPDAVLDTDGDFDLEDTMDVARRVEELLGRPMDSQWIPHAQS, encoded by the exons ATGGAGCTGGTCCGCTGTATCCGGCACATTCTGTACAATGAACAGAGGCTGGTCCGAGAAGCCAACAAT GGCAGCTCTCCAGCTGGAAGTCTTGCGGATGCCATGTCCCAGAAGCACCTTCAGATCAACCAGACCTTTGAGGAACTACGACTGGTCACCCAGGACACAGAGAATGAGCTGAAGAAGCTGCAGCAGACCCAAGAATACTTCATCATCCAGTACCAGGAGAGTCTGAGGCTCCAAG CTCAGTTTGCCCAGCTGGCCCAACTGAACCCCCAGGAGCGCCTGAGCCGGGAGACGGCCCTCCAGCAGAAGCAGGTGTCCCTGGAGGCCTGGCTGCAGCGGGAGGCACAGACACTGCAGCAGTACCGCGTG GAGCTGGCCGAGAAGCACCAGAAGACCCTGCAGCTGCTGCGGAAGCAACAGACCATCATCCTGGATGATGAGCTGATCCAGTGGAAGCGGCGGCAGCAGCTGGCTGGGAATGGAGGGCCCCCCGAGGGCAGCCTGGACGTGCTACAGTCCTG GTGTGAGAAGTTGGCCGAGATCATCTGGCAGAACCGGCAGCAGATCCGCAGAGCCGAGCACCTCTGCCAACAGCTGCCCATCCCTGGCCCAGTGGAGGAGATGCTGGCCGAAGTCAACGCCACCATCACAGATATCATCTCTGCCCTGGTCACCAG CACATTCATCATTGAGAAGCAGCCCCCTCAGGTCCTGAAGACGCAGACCAAGTTTGCGGCCACCGTGCGCCTGCTGGTGGGCGGGAAGCTGAATGTGCACATGAACCCCCCCCAGGTGAAGGCGACCATCATCAGCGAGCAGCAGGCCAAGTCCCTGCTCAAGAACGAGAACACCCGCAA TGATTACAGTGGTGAGATCTTGAACAACTGCTGTGTCATGGAGTATCACCAGGCCACGGGCACCCTCAGCGCCCACTTCAGAAACATG TCCCTGAAACGAATTAAGAGGTCTGATCGCCGTGGAGCAGAGTCTGTGACAGAAGAAAAATTCACAATCCTGTTTGAATCACAGTTTAGTGTTGGTGGAAATGAGCTGGTTTTTCAAGTTAAG ACCCTGTCACTCCCGGTGGTGGTGATTGTGCACGGCAGCCAGGACAACAATGCGACAGCTACCGTCCTCTGGGACAATGCTTTTGCAGAGCCT GGCAGGGTGCCATTTGCCGTGCCTGACAAAGTGCTGTGGCCACAGCTGTGTGAAGCTCTCAACATGAAATTCAAGGCCGAAGTGCAGAGCAACCGCGGCCTGACCAAGGAGAACCTCGTGTTCCTGGCACAGAAATTGTTCAACAGCAGCAGCGCCCACCTCGAGGACTACAACAGCATGTCTGTGTCCTGGTCCCAGTTCAACAGG GAGAATTTGCCAGGACGGAATTATACTTTTTGGCAATGGTTTGACGGTGTGATGGAAGTGTTAAAAAAACATCTCAAGCCTCATTGGAATGATgg GGCCATTTTGGGTTTTGTGAACAAGCAACAGGCCCATGACCTACTCATTAACAAGCCTGATGGAACCTTCCTACTGAGATTCAGCGACTCAGAAATTGGCGGCATCACCATTGCTTGGAAGTTTGATTCTC AGGAAAGAATGTTTTGGAATCTGATGCCTTTTACCACCAGAGACTTCTCCATCCGGTCTCTGGCCGACCGTCTAGGGGACTTGAATTACCTTATATACGTGTTTCCTGATCGGCCAAAAGATGAAGTGTACTCCAAATATTACACACCAGTTCCATGCGAGCCTGCCACTG CTAAAGCAGTAGATGGATACGTGAAGCCACAGATCAAGCAAGTCGTCCCTGA GTTTGTGAACGCAAATACAGACGCTGGGGCCAGCACCACGTACATGGACCAGGCCCCCTCCCCGTCTGTGTGTCCCCAGGCTCACTACAATATGTACCCACAGAA TCCTGATGCCGTCCTTGACACCGATGGGGACTTCGACCTGGAAGACACAATGGATGTGGCCCGGCGTGTGGAAGAACTCCTAGGCCGGCCCATGGACAGTCAGTGGATCCCTCACGCACAGTCGTGA